Proteins found in one Chlamydia pneumoniae TW-183 genomic segment:
- the rpsK gene encoding 30S ribosomal protein S11, protein MVKNQAQAKKSVKRKQLKNIPSGVVHVKATFNNTIVSITDPAGNVISWASAGKVGYSGSRKSSAFAATVAAQDAAKTAMNSGLKEVEVCLKGTGAGRESAVRALISAGLVVSVIRDETPVPHNGCRPRKRRRV, encoded by the coding sequence AAGAAAACAACTAAAAAATATTCCTTCAGGTGTTGTGCATGTTAAAGCAACCTTTAACAATACAATAGTATCTATAACAGATCCTGCTGGTAATGTGATTTCTTGGGCATCAGCAGGTAAAGTAGGATATTCTGGTTCAAGAAAATCTTCAGCCTTTGCTGCCACTGTAGCAGCTCAAGACGCTGCTAAAACTGCCATGAACTCTGGTTTAAAGGAAGTAGAGGTTTGTTTGAAGGGTACTGGAGCTGGGAGAGAGTCTGCTGTTCGTGCTTTGATATCTGCTGGTTTGGTAGTTTCTGTAATCCGTGATGAAACTCCTGTTCCTCATAATGGTTGCCGGCCAAGAAAAAGGCGCAGAGTGTAG